From a region of the Vicia villosa cultivar HV-30 ecotype Madison, WI unplaced genomic scaffold, Vvil1.0 ctg.000684F_1_1_3, whole genome shotgun sequence genome:
- the LOC131630446 gene encoding BOI-related E3 ubiquitin-protein ligase 1-like isoform X1, whose amino-acid sequence MRSNQPFYDMAMPMQPSTMYESFSPFHQFPFYQQISTYKPDSTLTFHIHDSRKRLRNSTTESNTLQPQPQPQQKFQLPNQSNFLDQSILHLHNSQQSEINSLIAQHTENLRTEIHKLTMKQARMLQCVIHDSMVKKLKQKDEAIEDLANVQLMLQERVKTLISENQIWREMAMTNETTVNSLRIELEKVMQDSESHQQRNGCDDAEEAESSCRSNCHVEVEKKVAGKWMCKQCGVNRSELLLLPCRHLCLCTVCGSGILNCPLCASAVNASVQVNFC is encoded by the exons ATGAGATCCAATCAACCTTTCTACGATATGGCCATGCCTATGCAGCCTTCAACAATGTATGAATCTTTCTCACCTTTTCATCAATTTCCTTTCTATCAACAAATCTCAACCTATAAACCTGATTCTACTCTTACCTTCCATATTCACGATTCTAGGAAACGACTCAGAAACTCCACAACCGAATCAAACACTCTTCAACCTCAACCTCAACCACAACAGAAATTTCAACTCCcaaatcaatcaaattttcttgACCAATCCATTCTCCATCTTCACAATTCACAGCAATCCGAAATCAACTCTTTAATCGCACAACAT ACGGAGAATTTGCGAACGGAAATACACAAGCTAACAATGAAGCAAGCAAGAATGCTACAGTGCGTGATCCACGATTCAATGGTGAAGAAACTGAAGCAGAAAGACGAAGCGATCGAGGACCTTGCAAACGTGCAGTTAATGCTTCAAGAAAGAGTGAAAACGTTAATATCGGAGAATCAGATTTGGAGGGAGATGGCGATGACGAACGAAACTACTGTAAATTCGTTACGTATCGAATTGGAAAAAGTGATGCAAGATAGCGAGAGCCACCAGCAGCGTAACGGTTGCGATGATGCGGAAGAAGCGGAATCTAGTTGCAGGAGTAACTGCCACGTGGAGGTTGAGAAAAAAGTGGCGGGAAAATGGATGTGCAAGCAATGTGGGGTAAATAGGTCAGAATTGCTTTTACTTCCTTGTAGGCATTTGTGTCTGTGTACAGTTTGTGGGTCCGGGATTCTCAATTGCCCTCTTTGTGCTTCTGCTGTTAATGCTAGTGTTCAGGTTAATTTCTGTTAA
- the LOC131630446 gene encoding E3 ubiquitin-protein ligase BOI-like isoform X2, whose amino-acid sequence MRSNQPFYDMAMPMQPSTMKRLRNSTTESNTLQPQPQPQQKFQLPNQSNFLDQSILHLHNSQQSEINSLIAQHTENLRTEIHKLTMKQARMLQCVIHDSMVKKLKQKDEAIEDLANVQLMLQERVKTLISENQIWREMAMTNETTVNSLRIELEKVMQDSESHQQRNGCDDAEEAESSCRSNCHVEVEKKVAGKWMCKQCGVNRSELLLLPCRHLCLCTVCGSGILNCPLCASAVNASVQVNFC is encoded by the exons ATGAGATCCAATCAACCTTTCTACGATATGGCCATGCCTATGCAGCCTTCAACAAT GAAACGACTCAGAAACTCCACAACCGAATCAAACACTCTTCAACCTCAACCTCAACCACAACAGAAATTTCAACTCCcaaatcaatcaaattttcttgACCAATCCATTCTCCATCTTCACAATTCACAGCAATCCGAAATCAACTCTTTAATCGCACAACAT ACGGAGAATTTGCGAACGGAAATACACAAGCTAACAATGAAGCAAGCAAGAATGCTACAGTGCGTGATCCACGATTCAATGGTGAAGAAACTGAAGCAGAAAGACGAAGCGATCGAGGACCTTGCAAACGTGCAGTTAATGCTTCAAGAAAGAGTGAAAACGTTAATATCGGAGAATCAGATTTGGAGGGAGATGGCGATGACGAACGAAACTACTGTAAATTCGTTACGTATCGAATTGGAAAAAGTGATGCAAGATAGCGAGAGCCACCAGCAGCGTAACGGTTGCGATGATGCGGAAGAAGCGGAATCTAGTTGCAGGAGTAACTGCCACGTGGAGGTTGAGAAAAAAGTGGCGGGAAAATGGATGTGCAAGCAATGTGGGGTAAATAGGTCAGAATTGCTTTTACTTCCTTGTAGGCATTTGTGTCTGTGTACAGTTTGTGGGTCCGGGATTCTCAATTGCCCTCTTTGTGCTTCTGCTGTTAATGCTAGTGTTCAGGTTAATTTCTGTTAA